From Penaeus monodon isolate SGIC_2016 chromosome 6, NSTDA_Pmon_1, whole genome shotgun sequence, the proteins below share one genomic window:
- the LOC119574459 gene encoding phosphatidate cytidylyltransferase, mitochondrial-like, with product MGTHYHRILQIFPKGYSLAFAYGSGVFKQIGHKSVRDNMMDFILAVKDPQEWHKANLVLNPKHYSALRYGGHHFVANVQENWGAKVYFNTLVPTHEGMIKYGVISQKSLVTDLLDWDTMYVAGRLHKPVLMLHLAPEEEELRNALKINLYAALHTALLMLPDSFSEEQLYLILAGLSYSGDFRMQVGEDQNKVRNIVRAQTQEFRTLYTPILKDLTEYVLVDRFKGMGEQDTSPPARLHHLSMLPKKLQLFLIKEWNKDGRSRDMEDVLRAAAHDPDVGDVIVKGIQDIVKTSSITQSVKGILTAGGIKSIRYSWAKIKKMWKSLRR from the exons ATGGGAACCCATTATCATAGAATTCTACAGATATTTCCTAAAGGTTACAGTCTTGCCTTTGCCTATGGATCGGGTGTCTTCAAGCAGATCGGACATAAGAGTGTTAGG GATAACATGATGGATTTCATCCTGGCTGTGAAAGACCCACAAGAATGGCATAAAGCAAATTTGGTACTCAACCCAAAACATTACTCTGCCCTTCGATATGGTGGACATCACTTTGTGGCCAATGTTCAGGAGAACTGGGGGGCCAAAGTATACTTCAATACTCTTGTGCCAACTCATGAAGGA ATGATAAAGTATGGAGTAATATCTCAGAAGAGTTTAGTCACTGACTTGCTTGATTGGGACACAATGTACGTAGCTGGCCGGCTGCACAAACCTGTTCTTATGCTACACCTAG CACCTGAAGAAGAGGAACTTCGCAATGCACTGAAGATAAACTTGTATGCAGCCTTACATACAGCATTGCTGATGCTTCCAGACTCTTTCAGTGAAGAACAGCTTTATTTAATACTGGCAGGACTATCATACTCAG GTGACTTCCGTATGCAAGTTGGAGAAGACCAGAATAAAGTTCGCAATATAGTTCGAGCACAAACACAAGAGTTTCGAACTTTGTACACACCAATCTTAAAAGATCTCACAGAATATGTCTTAGTTGACAGATTTAAAGGCATGGGAGAGCAAGACACTTCTCCTCCAGCCCGGCTACACCACCTCTCCATGCTTCCTAAAAAGCTTCAG CTATTTTTAATAAAAGAGTGGAACAAGGATGGAAGAAGCAGAGACATGGAAGATGTTCTCCGTGCTGCTGCTCATGATCCTGATGTTGGTGATGTCATTGTCAAAG GCATTCAGGATATAGTGAAGACTTCCAGCATAACACAGAGTGTGAAGGGAATTCTAACTGCCGGGGGAATCAAGTCCATAAGATACTCATGGGccaagataaaaaagatgtgGAAGAGTCTAAGAAGATAA
- the LOC119573788 gene encoding uncharacterized protein LOC119573788, with amino-acid sequence MAENKPTPPSVRMDEFQNTVSDYGTELACVKRQVKAAVTRQNELQAVLENKRTMTAELNAELHTLRGKDLEEKEREKFHLETVKELNQQLKACKSQLDSIRALTVSIQEQITHRVAEYESKSRDLVRRFQSLQLLDKDEEAPAEILTGEHAKELQKEVTELETYAENLSRAPGMDLPLDYLPDLICEVNVKIGHTEEENKSLQEDMLGHQQTFQKLQDA; translated from the exons ATGGCAGAGAATAAACCAACACCGCCTTCTGTTCGCATGGATGAATTTCAGAATACTGTGAGCGATTATGGGACAGAATTAGCATGTGTT AAGCGACAGGTAAAAGCAGCTGTGACTCGACAGAATGAATTACAGGCAGTCTTAGAAAACAAGAGAACCATGACTGCTGAGCTGAATGCTGAACTACATACACTTCGAG GCAAAGACTTAGAAGAAAAGGAGCGTGAGAAGTTCCACCTGGAGACTGTGAAGGAACTCAACCAACAGCTGAAAGCCTGCAAGTCTCAGCTCGATTCCATTCGCGCCCTCACCGTTTCCATCCAAGAGCAGATTACGCACAGGGT TGCTGAATACGAGAGCAAGAGCAGAGATCTCGTCAGAAGGTTCCAGTCTTTGCAGCTTTTGGATAAG GATGAGGAAGCGCCCGCTGAGATTCTGACGGGGGAACACGCGAAAGAACTACAGAAAGAAGTAACAGAGCTGGAGACATATGCTGAAAACCTATCACGTGCTCCTGGTATGGACCTTCCTCTTGATTATTTGCCCGACTTGAT ATGTGAAGTGAACGTCAAGATCGGACACACCGAGGAAGAGAATAAATCCTTGCAAGAAGACATGTTAGGTCATCAGCAAACTTTCCAGAAGTTACAAGATGCCTAA
- the LOC119574458 gene encoding guanine nucleotide-binding protein subunit beta-like protein 1 isoform X1 yields MERHSKANRIMTSPPDPVFVLRGANAPVTAVTFFEYDGTGKIQRVAAGTQEGQVFIWDLKTSSIVCKWSGHPGSSIVWIHSLVPGKLWTQGRHDSIKLWDITALPPEAESQYPIVDYLGFSQCSLTCLPNGNSLLAVPGPDQVGVTVWDTKTKYKICSLVPQDAKSRGSLMQVVWLNTAEHIQPLIAYESGHISLWDWSNTSLISETRVNDNPICLSFHNDSKTGIVGTASEKVFVFRIDNMSVTINKEIQITNPGVSSCITRPDGKIFALGGWDSRIRLFSSKKCKPLAVLQYHKKTVECLAYSKCDVDHYGFGYILAAGSSDHSISLWNIFNT; encoded by the exons AATTATGACTTCACCCCCAGACCCAGTGTTTGTCCTTAGAGGAGCTAATGCTCCAGTCACAGCTGTTACTTTCTTTGAATATGATGGAACTGGGAAAATACAAAGGGTAGCTGCTGGAACACAGGAAGGACAAGTCTTCATATGGGATCTTAAG ACAAGCAGTATAGTCTGCAAATGGTCAGGTCATCCAGGATCATCAATTGTATGGATACATAGTCTTGTTCCAGGAAAACTGTGGACACAAGGGAGACATGATAGCATCAAGTTGTGGGACATCACTGCATTACCACCTGAGGCTGAATCTCAATATCCTATAGTTGATTACCTTGGTTTCAGTCAGTGCAGCTTGACTTGTTTACCTAATGGGAATAGCCTGCTAGCAGTACCTGGTCCAGACCAAGTAGGTGTCACTGTTTGGGATACCAAGACCAAGTATAAAATATGCTCTCTGGTTCCCCAGGATGCCAAGAGTCGAGGAAGTCTTATGCAGGTAGTCTGGTTGAACACTGCAGAGCACATTCAACCTCTTATTGCCTATGAGAGTGGCCACATCAGTTTGTGGGACTGGAGCAATACTTCTCTAATCAGTGAGACTAGGGTGAATGACAATCCTATATGCCTTTCATTTCATAATGACTCTAAAACTGGGATAGTTGGCACTGCTTCAGAAAAAGTATTTGTCTTTAGGATTGATAATATGTCGGTAACAATTAACAAAGAGATTCAGATCACTAATCCTGGAGTATCATCGTGCATCACACGTCCAGATGGAAAAATCTTTGCCCTAGGAGGGTGGGATTCTCGCATCAGATTATTTTCCAGTAAGAAATGCAAACCTCTAGCTGTTCTACAGTACCACAAGAAGACTGTAGAATGCCTTGCGTATTCCAAATGTGATGTAGACCATTATGGATTTGGTTATATACTTGCAGCAGGTTCTTCTGACCATAGTATTTCCCTGTGGAACATCTTCAATACATAG
- the LOC119574458 gene encoding guanine nucleotide-binding protein subunit beta-like protein 1 isoform X2, which yields MTSPPDPVFVLRGANAPVTAVTFFEYDGTGKIQRVAAGTQEGQVFIWDLKTSSIVCKWSGHPGSSIVWIHSLVPGKLWTQGRHDSIKLWDITALPPEAESQYPIVDYLGFSQCSLTCLPNGNSLLAVPGPDQVGVTVWDTKTKYKICSLVPQDAKSRGSLMQVVWLNTAEHIQPLIAYESGHISLWDWSNTSLISETRVNDNPICLSFHNDSKTGIVGTASEKVFVFRIDNMSVTINKEIQITNPGVSSCITRPDGKIFALGGWDSRIRLFSSKKCKPLAVLQYHKKTVECLAYSKCDVDHYGFGYILAAGSSDHSISLWNIFNT from the exons ATGACTTCACCCCCAGACCCAGTGTTTGTCCTTAGAGGAGCTAATGCTCCAGTCACAGCTGTTACTTTCTTTGAATATGATGGAACTGGGAAAATACAAAGGGTAGCTGCTGGAACACAGGAAGGACAAGTCTTCATATGGGATCTTAAG ACAAGCAGTATAGTCTGCAAATGGTCAGGTCATCCAGGATCATCAATTGTATGGATACATAGTCTTGTTCCAGGAAAACTGTGGACACAAGGGAGACATGATAGCATCAAGTTGTGGGACATCACTGCATTACCACCTGAGGCTGAATCTCAATATCCTATAGTTGATTACCTTGGTTTCAGTCAGTGCAGCTTGACTTGTTTACCTAATGGGAATAGCCTGCTAGCAGTACCTGGTCCAGACCAAGTAGGTGTCACTGTTTGGGATACCAAGACCAAGTATAAAATATGCTCTCTGGTTCCCCAGGATGCCAAGAGTCGAGGAAGTCTTATGCAGGTAGTCTGGTTGAACACTGCAGAGCACATTCAACCTCTTATTGCCTATGAGAGTGGCCACATCAGTTTGTGGGACTGGAGCAATACTTCTCTAATCAGTGAGACTAGGGTGAATGACAATCCTATATGCCTTTCATTTCATAATGACTCTAAAACTGGGATAGTTGGCACTGCTTCAGAAAAAGTATTTGTCTTTAGGATTGATAATATGTCGGTAACAATTAACAAAGAGATTCAGATCACTAATCCTGGAGTATCATCGTGCATCACACGTCCAGATGGAAAAATCTTTGCCCTAGGAGGGTGGGATTCTCGCATCAGATTATTTTCCAGTAAGAAATGCAAACCTCTAGCTGTTCTACAGTACCACAAGAAGACTGTAGAATGCCTTGCGTATTCCAAATGTGATGTAGACCATTATGGATTTGGTTATATACTTGCAGCAGGTTCTTCTGACCATAGTATTTCCCTGTGGAACATCTTCAATACATAG